From one Anabas testudineus chromosome 18, fAnaTes1.2, whole genome shotgun sequence genomic stretch:
- the LOC113157798 gene encoding uncharacterized protein LOC113157798 has translation MSIKFFKLIHVNDDRELIVARRVDGTWKTPTSSSSGLNYTDRVEHQSSSSLVLSRLNYNDNGLYEFLCSDKVVDRIQLDIVFLIPVPVTLGDTATLWCHFMTAGGSDVKFVSWEKGGQQVVRADLWSGNVTYGPGFETNVSVPSDWVSQGDLTLTISRVQQQDQGDYYCYTHDKEGEKRPGNPGPVRLTVNQRLSAQTSTPHPVCLTQTDEDRGMAAWLVIIITLVISVVVGALCFGLGWWTKPQRSDVSSGSGPSSDTAVNLTLLTETVPTDAQVKGNSSRG, from the exons ATGTCCATCAAATTCTTCAAACTGATTCATGTGAATGATGACAGAGAGCTCATCGTGGCTCGTCGTGTCGATGGCACTTGGAAAACACCAACATCCTCCAGTTCTGGGTTGAATTACACAGACCGGGTTGAACATCAGTCCTCTTCCTCTCTCGTCTTAAGTCGTCTAAACTACAACGATAACGGATTGTACGAGTTCCTCTGCAGTGATAAAGTTGTTGATCGTATCCAGCTGGACATTGTGTTTCTCATACCGGTTCCTGTGACTTTGGGGGACACAGCCACACTTTGGTGCCATTTCATGACTGCAGGTGGATCAGATGTGAAGTTTGTCTCCTGGGAAAAAGGAGGACAGCAGGTGGTGAGAGCGGACCTCTGGTCTGGGAATGTGACTTATGGACCAGGATTTGAGACTAATGTGTCTGTACCATCAGACTGGGTCTCACAGGGAGACTTGACGCTGACTATAAGTCGGGTTCAGCAGCAGGACCAGGGTGATTACTACTGCTACACTCATgataaagagggagagaagaggccTGGAAATCCAGGTCCTGTGAGGTTGACAGTGAACCAGAGACTCTCTGCTCAGACCAGCACTCCGCAtcctgtgtgt ctGACACAGACTGATGAAGACAGAGGAATGGCTGCTTGGCTCGTAATCATCATAACACTCGTGATATCTGTGGTTGTTGGAGCTCTCTGCTTTGGTCTTGGCTGGTGGACTAAACCTCAAAGATCAGATGTCTCATCTGGATCCGGTCCAAGTTCTGACACAGCCGTAAACCTAACACTTCTCACTGAAACAGTCCCTACTGATGCTCAGGTTAAGGGAAATAGCTCTAGAGGATGA